The Alligator mississippiensis isolate rAllMis1 chromosome 14, rAllMis1, whole genome shotgun sequence DNA segment ATTCAGAGCCATATTTACAAACGGTTTGTGCTATTGCATATTTGCATATTGTCTTTGCCTTTTACTTCAGCTTCTTGCTATGCATTTGCTGACAGCTCTGTTGTCTATTGAAACACGTTTGGGTTTTGTCTCCACAGAGGTGCCTTTTCAGAAGTTTTCTTAGTAAAACAGAAGGCTACTGGCAAGCTGTTTGCTCTGAAGTGCATCAAGAAGTCTCCTCTCATTAGGGACTGCAGCTTGGAGAATGAAATAGCAGTGCTGAGAAAGTGAGTGCttggtgttttgtattttattttttaaatgcaaatacaGCAAACCCAAGAGGGACTCTTCTAGAGACAAAATCATGAGTTTTCCTGCTAGGGGCCATTAGCTATTGCTGCTGCACAGATCTGCATCACATTACAAAAAGAAGAATGAggtgaaaggaagagaagaaaaaactaGCTTAtacttaaatgtatttaaaatcaaAGATATTTGTAAAGTTTCTTTCCACATTCCCCTGCTCTTCACCACCCAAACATAAGAGGACAACATGAGAAAAGGAGAATAACACGGACTAAAACCAAATGCTGTCAGGTGTGAAGTGAGATCAGGTGTTCACTTTTAATAAGCTAAGCAATGCACAGAATGAAAAGCGATGGGGGTTGGTCCTTTACTGACTGGCGGCACATGTGACTGCATGCAAAATGCTCCTTTTCTGGTTTGTGCTAGTGTTAATATGATGCAGTGTTCAAGGCATGGGAGAAGAGCCATGAGCAAATGGGCATGAAGTGGGAGTTGATGGGATTTTGCCCAGAGCAAAACTGGTGCAAAGCAAAAGGAGTACCAGGCCCCAGACTTCCATAGACCTGTGTTTTCTCTTTGCTGGTTGCAGAATAAAGCATGAAAATATTGTGACTCTGGAAGACATTTATGAGAGCGCAACTCACTTCTACCTGGTCATGCAGCTGTGAGTATCAGAGGATTCCCTTCATCCCGGTCCCCTGGGGAAATGTGCCCATTTCAGCACCCACAGAGGGATTCATTCCTGTACGTCTGAAATAGCCAAATGTACCCACTTCCCAGTGTTCCTCATAAACCAAATGAGAGCAAGGAGGTTTAAAATTACCATGGACACTTCCCCCTTGGGCCCAGGCATGGCTGCTTTTTATTATGCCATTAAAATGAGAGAGCGTAGGATCCACCTGTGCAAACTAATTTGTTGCAGTTAATGGTGCAGAAATACGCATATTTTTCATTAAAGCTATGCTGTGCACTGAGCCCACAAAAGGGAAAATAGACAAGCTAGCTGGAGAAAACAGCTGAGAGCATCCCGGATGAGGCAGCTGAATTAAGTGTTCACTTATAAAGGTGTTCTCACACAGATTGACCCAGAGCAAATCAGGCTGTGCAGTGGAGCCTGAAGACCACTCCAGACACAAGGTTGAAAGTCATAAGGGAAACTCATCTGAGCCTTCAGGGTTTCATGAAGAGCATTAGAGCACTGTGGCCATTTGGATTTACCAAGCTTTGCCATTCAAATGTGTTGGCTTCATTGTAAGCAGCAGTTCTCTGTGTCAAAACTGCCCTGCTATATGGGGCAAGCCAAAACTTGCAAAGCTGTAGAAGGGGATGGGTCTTTGCCAGTGGGAGTGGACACAGACATGGTCTCCAGGTTGATGAGTATGATCAAAGCAGGGAAATGGAGGAAAATTCACTGATTCAGACATGAAGACAAGCTACTGCTTTCAGTTTGGACTCTGTGCTCTGTAACCAGGGGTGCTGTCTCTCTCTTACAGGGTGTCCGGTGGGGAGTTATTTGACCGAATCTTGGAACGAGGTGTTTTTACTGAGAAAGATGCGAGTGTTGTGATCAGGCAGGTCTTGGATGCAGTGAAGTATCTCCATGAAAATGGAATAGTTCACCGAGACTTAAAGGTATTTATATATGGTGCTTCCTATAGATTTTGTGGGTCAGTGGAAGTAACTGCCCCATGGAGCTCTCTAGGACACATAACAAAACCCTACAACACTCCGAAGCTCAGGTTGATAATGCTAGTCCTACCCCCTGGGTCAGCCTTGAGGCCAGACCCTCCACTTCTAGCACCAAGACCACATGCCTCTACCATTTAACTGAGGTGGCAGCTGCGTTAGCTTGTGCAGTAGCAGGTCACAGCAGCACATTTTTCTGTATTATGCTCAAGGTAGGCTAACGTGACTCCTCATTTTCTTCGAGTCATTGCTGTACTTTGACTTCCAAGCCAGTGGGACAAACAGAGGGACAACCTAGGGGTAAAGCCTCCATGGTCACTGCCCAGACTTTAGAGAACTTCTTGGAAGAGCAAGGGAACTACATTTACCTGCTAACTCACTCCAGGGGCTCTTTTATTGGGTGCACTTGTTGGGCAGGTCTTGAGTGGGTGAAAACACAGTTTTGTGTTTATTCATATACATCTACAGAGCCAGCGATGTATAAAATGGTATACATATCTAACAGGGTGCATGCACAGCGTCTTTTCTGGCCCACGTTCTTTAGCCATTTAGCATTTCACTTCTTGAGGAGAGAACTAAAGGTCTGGCTCCCCCAAATCCAGGCTACCACAGTAACACCAAAATATAGAACCACTTTGGACTGGAGAGTCCAACATATAggtcagttttaaaataaaacccttATTGTGGTAGGATCCCAGGGTCCCAGAGAGGATGAGGGCCTCATTGGGATGGACTTACCATACAAAGTAAGATGGGTTCTGCCCCAACCACCCCAGGGCCTAGATGTGTGCTGACATCCCCCTAACACTCCTGTGCGGCAGGGAGATATTACCATCCCTCCCTGCACCTCTTACAGAAGGGGACTGCATTACAGGGGAGATAAAATGATGGGCCAGGAGTCCCACCGGGAGTCTATGGCAGTTCTGAAATAAACCCAGGTGTCTTGAGCTTCCTCTACCCTAGAAGGTGAATGGGGTTTGTAACTGGTCAGCGTAGCAGGCAACGGCCCAGGTGAGGGGGGCACAGGGATTCGTTTTGGCTCAGTACCAGCCAACTTTTCACTAGTTTTGTGCatgaacctaaaaatgacccagTCACTTGTAGAACATAATTGTCACGCTTAATTATTGTCGGTACAGTATTTTAAATTCGGACCTCTTTGCGCACACAGCCAGAAAACCTGCTTTACCTGACTCCCGAAGAGAACTCCAAGATCATGATCACTGACTTTGGCTTGTCTAAAATGGAGCAGAACGGCGTCATGTCCACGGCTTGTGGGACTCCAGGATATGTTGGTGAGGAAAGGCTTGGGGGTGGCTCTCAATGACAACAGGAGGAAAACCCTATGCTCTTTTTAGAAGGAGGCAAAGAAAACAGCATGCAAATAGCAAAGTAAAGACTTGATAATCTGGCCTATAAGCAATACATTTTGGTATCTCTCTACACGTGGTTTTCACACATGGCGACAGGTCAGCAAGACTTCTGCAGTGGATTCTGCATTACTTGCCGTGTATGAATTGGGCCAGGACATCTTTCTGGGCAGTAGAAACAATGCATGAATCACAGGATGAGGGTCCCTGGCCTGGGTTATGCAGGAAACCAGGTGACTAGATCATCATAATGCTTTTTTCTCACCTTAAAATCTGATTCAGTCAGCTTGTCTTTCTGATCCTTGCAGTCcagcaggcaggcatgcactgACTCAATGTGGCCATATACATGGTACTCACTCTCCCTCCTGGATAAAAGTTTGATGAGACCAAGCCTATgggagactgatttttttttccctccatcagATCATTTGCATTCTTCGAATGCTTTATCTTGCCTATAATTCTGAGTCGCTTTTTATTTCCTGCAGCTCCAGAGGTCCTGGCCCAGAAACCGTACAGCAAAGCTGTAGACTGCTGGTCTATAGGCGTCATTACCTACATCTTGTGAGTATAAAGCTAACAGGATCCTTGCTTTTCCAATAGACCATGGGGGCTTCCACTTTTCCCCACGTGTATCTGTACAAAGAGGGATATAATGAGTGTCCCCAACTCACTCACACCTCTGCACAGGCTCAAGTGATCGCACCAGGTGCCGAGCAGCGGGGAATCAGTGCATCAGCTTGGAGTCCCATTCATGTTTCTTTATCACATCCTGTGCACTATTCCTCGAGGAGCATTAAAAAATCATTCAGCCTCCCCTCTCGGCTTCTTCGATTCACCTGCTCTCTCATTAGCATACCACTCAGCTGCATGCCAGCTGTGGCTTTGTTTTCCTATGAAGCTTTTTAACTTGTTTGTGCATTGTCACACGTTCGCCGAGCTGCACAGGATGGATATGGGCAGCATCCTCCCCTGTCCCCATAAATGCAGGCTAGTGTATGTGTGGAGAGGTTGGAGGGAATTGACCCTTCCTttttctgctctgctccaggctgTGTGGATACCCTCCTTTCTATGAAGAGACAGAATCCAAACTGTTTGAAAAGATTAAGGAAGGCTACTTTGAATTTGAATCTCCCTTTTGGGATGACATCTCCGAGTCAGGTAACTCTCTCCTCTCATAAATGTGCCATCTGCAGTACAGGGTCTGCTTGCTTTGAATGGGCCAAAAGGGAGAGGAAGTGGAGAGTCTCAGCGAGTTGATTGCTGCTCTGCCTGTTCTCACAGCATCGCCCTGTCCCCACTCTCTCAGGTAACCAGGACAAGCTTTGCTCAGGGAAGGCTTAGGAGAGAAGTAGCAAAGGGTGTGAACTGAATATGAATTGAATTACCCCAACGGAGCAACTGAACTGCCAGGGAAGGCTGTAAGTCAGCAGTGAGTTATGTTGGCAGAGCTCTGAAAGGCTCTTTGCACTAGGATAGCTGAAAAAAGGCTGCATTGGCAGAGCTGCTACAATAGCTCTCAGATCTCTTGCCCGCAatgcagcccccttggctcttgCATTCCTCCATGCTGTAGCAGCAAACAGCCCtgaattttctttccctttcacgTACTTTTTTCTGCATTGATACGATGTTGAGTTGCCTCCCGATAGCCACATTCAAACAGAGGCTAGAAAATGCTTGTTAACAAATGTGAATGATGCTTCTCACCCCTGAGCACAGCCGGCCTGTGCAGCTCACTGCCACAGGGTGCTACTGAGGCCATGGGCTTTGCAGGGTCCTACATAAAAGGACTGCATGTTTCCATGGATAAGAGGATATTTACATGGATAGCGAACATACTACTAGAATCAAAAGGATTTGCAAGCACAGGATTTGGGGAAGGGATATAAATAAACCCCCCTTGCTTCAAGGCTTAGGCCAATGGAGGTTAGAGAAGAAATTGCTGGggtagggagaggaggggagcaggtgtTTCCATCTCTGCCCGCTGCAGGGTGTCTTTCACttggctctgcagcagctctcagagcctggATGAGATGGTCTCAGCAGTGATGGAGCCCAGCAGTTCCCATAAATTTGGGACAAAGCCTGGCCTGTCTCCGGTTAAGAGCTCCATAATTCCTTGTCATTTATTCTCATCACTGACAGCACATCCCCATTCCTGTGTTGTTCTAGCATGGTGCTAAACACCAGAGTTACATGTTGTGGAACAGGACGTTTTCTTCCCAGCGTTTGCCATGTCAGCGTGAGGGTTATTTCCTAGAAAGTGCTGagacctctttctctctctctgcctttccctcAAACAGCCAAGCATTTCATCAGTCATTTACTGGAGAAGGATCCAAACAAGAGGTTTAACTGTGAAGAAGCCCTGAGGCACCCCTGGTAAGAGCGATGTGGGCCCTGCAATGGGGACCTGTGTAGCTCTGCAGCTTTTATTTACCAGCCTTGGCATTTCGTGCCACCTTGCTAGCATGCTGGGGTCTAGTTCGTCCCTGCTGTTTACCTTGCTGTCTGCCTTGGAGAACACCCTGTTTCTGTCgtcacaaaagaaacaaaatgatgcTTAATTAAAGATGCAACTTGTATACTGTTTGCCTTCAAAATAAGGGGAAAGAAATCCCGCTCTGATATTTTCCAGACTTTGAAGTGTGTGTTTGTATtatgttttgttgctgtttttcctTTGGGTTTAATTATTGCTGATTGAATGTACAAAGCAGTTAGCTGCCTCCAGAATGTAGAATGCCTCACAAATGCCATCTGCCTACAAGCCGGTTTCTTCTTTCCCCGTCTGCAGGATTAATGGAAATACAGCCCTTCACCGTGACATATACCCATCTGTCAGCGCTCAGATTCAGAAAAACTTTGCAAAGAGCAAATGGAAGGTAAGTTGTTTGCTGCTGGGAGCCTAGAACCACTTCCAAAGCAAATGCCAATTGCTGTCATCTAGCGATGAGCAAACCTTCAGCTCTGTGAGTAAGCACCCAAGAATATGGACCATTTTTCTCCAGAAATCAGACAGGGATCTTTTGCAACTGATATTATTTTTACTGCAGTTGCACCAAAGGTTCTCTAGTGTGACAGTCCCCAGCATGGTCTATGATATATATAGTGAGACGTTAAAGTCTAGACAGGTAGGGGAAAGGATGGTTTGTAGTGCCCATGGCACTAACAGCTAAACTGGCTGCTGGTGGGACAAGAACTGCCTCTATGGGACTTTTACTGCTCGGTTCAAAATGTGGATTCAGAGCTGTTCAGCTCTGGCTAGCCAGCCGTAGCCATGTCATGTCCCCGCAGTTGCCTTGTCTAGGAAGCAGGATGCAGTCAGTGGCTCATCTTTTGTAGGGCATAAACTAATcggtgctagccaacacagcccTGTCAGCCCTATTCTTGCAGCAAATCATCGTTCCCGGAGGATGCAAAACCCGCTCATGCTGTAGCTTCCAGGCAGCTCAGAGCAGGAGATGGTCATGGCtgtgttttctttcctctctcttttctcagCAAGCCTTCAATGCTGCAGCTGTCGTACACCACATGAAGAAACTCCACATGCACTGCCATGCAGAGGCTGACAACAACGTCCCCCTCATACAAGTGGTGGAAGCATCCCGACCCGACAGCCCCATAGTCGCCAACTTGGAGGCTGTCAACCAAGACAAGAACACGTTGCTGCCTCTCATCCCCATGTTGGCTTGTCAGAACTCTCCCGCTCAGCTGGACCAAAGCACAGTGGGGACAGAGAGGAAGACGCAAGATTTCTTGGTTAACGGGTTCCTGCCAATAGACAGTAGCTTGATCCTGCCAGAAAATCAGGGCCCTTTTAATAGAACTTCTTGGGACTGCAGCCCAGCCTGTGTTGGGCATGAGAAAGCGAAGACGGGCTTCTGCTCTGAATCAGTGCTTCATAAAAAGGCAGTCAAATCCCAGTAGGTATCTGCGCCGCTAGCTGTGACTTCCGAGTCCCGTTTATCTCCAAAGCCCTATTCCTACACGTGGGACCGGGCTTGCTAGAAACATGTGATAGCTGCAGCAGGTTGCactaggggtgggaagggaggaatAAGAGAGATGGAAACTCATGAAGACTGGATGGAGAGTGGTGGCCAGTCAAATCCTTTTTTTGcccttggggtgccctgagcACCAGCTTGGCCAGCTGACATGGCAGAGCTTGCAATGGGCTGATGTATTATAGGGTATCAGTCTCCAGGATCTTTGACATGGTGCCTTCCACCGGCTACAGCAGGTTCCCACCAGACTGCAGGGCAGGAAGGActtcccttttcccccaaaatgtcACAAGGATCTTTTGAGATGTGATGCGCCTACTTCTGGGGTACATGGGGGATGGCTCTCAGCTCCTAGGATTACGTGGGCATATTTTACCCaacatagactcatagatgctacagtcggaagggacctcaatagatcattgagtccgaccccctgcacaggcaggaaagagtgctgggtctagatggccccagctagttgcctatctaacctcctcttgaagacccccagggtaggggagagcaccacctccctcgggagcccgttccaaaccttggccactcgaactgggaagaagttcttcctaatgtccagtctaaatctgctctctgctagcttgtggccattatttctcgtaacccccgggggcgccttggtgaataaatactcaccaattcccttctgtgcccccgtgatgaacttataggcagcatGTTCCTTGCTGTTGCAGGGGGCCAAGACATTTGCAGACCTTTGGTCTCTGTACCAAAGATCTTAAGTTTCTAATAGCATTGGTGGGTGGAGTGTGGGCATCTTGTAATGTGTGTGATTGCGGGGCAGGTTGAAATGAACTTTCTTATGGATCTTGTCCATGGTTGCCTGAGACTTTGGGGGATAGACTCCATGGCCCAGTTGCTCACTTAAAGTCCTGGGTCACTTCTGTCTTGGTTAAAGCAGTGGTCCTGGTGTTCAGCAGGTGTTACTCCCCCAAATCCACTGacttcagcctctggcttcaagAGAGATGCACTGATTTACACCCACTGAACACTTGGCCCACTCCATATATTAAAACATGTACGGTTTtgggggtgtttgtttttttttgcccaACTGAGGAActttcatggatttttttccttctgtttactGCCTCGTCCTCCACAGCCCCTTCAGATCAGAGGTTCTTGTTCCCATGAAATTTGGTACCCGCCCACACTGTGGCACTGGACAAACTGGAGTTTGTTCGATAATGTGATcagccaatcagcatgggggtCGCCACATCTTTAATGGTGAGTGCATCCCAGTTCCTATGACAACCGTATCAAGGAATTGGGGAGGGAAAGTGCATGTCTAGCATGGCACTGGGAATGCACTAGGTTTGTTGGGTTGTGCTTGCACTTGAGGCATGCCAGGATACAGCAAGCATCTTATTTTCCCAAAGCATGGATCTTTCAGTCTAGATTAACAAATTGTCCTTAATGAATTTCAACGGGTGCTCCATAACTGGTTCTACACGAGGACGGACCTCCCCGCGTTTGCGTAATTGACATGGAAAGGAAGTAAAACACAGTCCTGCTATCCTGAACCATACAAGCTAGAAAGTTAGAACCACCAGGGAAAAAGACAACTCCATGAGCCGGATCAGGGGCCGTTCAGCTGTCATTCACCATCTTGGCAAACCCAGGCATTGACAGGAGGCCATTGACCATAAGGCCTGGACAAATGTGATTTCGGGGGGGGGGAGTATATGGGGATGTGTCCGTGTGACAAGTTGTCAGCAGTAACCGGGTCTCTTGCTGGCACACACcacccagcaggagcagcaacaTGTACTCGGGGAAGTGGCTTTCCTGCTTTTTGAGCACAGATGAGATTAACTGCAGATAAGCTGAGTGGATAAGGCTTGCGCTGCAGTCCAGGAGCGCTAAGAAGCCTTACTGTTGAACATTGCATGGACGAACGTTCCCCAAAGGTGAACGTCAGCAGGTTCAGCTCCCCTCCCGAGCGCAGCACATGTTAAGTCAGTCACGTTTTGTGATCACCAAGGACACCTTCTACTGCTGCGATTATGCAGCTCCAGTTTTATAAAGGATTACTAGATAAGACGGGCATAGTACATGCATTAGAGACTTCAACAGGTGGACTAATATGATTAATCCTCTATCTGTTGCTCATGAAAGATTAAAAAGTAGAACTGAGCGGTTCCTATGTCCAGTGGG contains these protein-coding regions:
- the CAMK1G gene encoding calcium/calmodulin-dependent protein kinase type 1G isoform X1, whose translation is MSTERSDMAEVPSHAIPSAVLEFPASTLEKMGRMEEDDSRSWKKQTSNIRKTFIFMEALGSGAFSEVFLVKQKATGKLFALKCIKKSPLIRDCSLENEIAVLRKIKHENIVTLEDIYESATHFYLVMQLVSGGELFDRILERGVFTEKDASVVIRQVLDAVKYLHENGIVHRDLKPENLLYLTPEENSKIMITDFGLSKMEQNGVMSTACGTPGYVAPEVLAQKPYSKAVDCWSIGVITYILLCGYPPFYEETESKLFEKIKEGYFEFESPFWDDISESAKHFISHLLEKDPNKRFNCEEALRHPWINGNTALHRDIYPSVSAQIQKNFAKSKWKQAFNAAAVVHHMKKLHMHCHAEADNNVPLIQVVEASRPDSPIVANLEAVNQDKNTLLPLIPMLACQNSPAQLDQSTVGTERKTQDFLVNGFLPIDSSLILPENQGPFNRTSWDCSPACVGHEKAKTGFCSESVLHKKAVKSHPFRSEVLVPMKFGTRPHCGTGQTGVCSIM
- the CAMK1G gene encoding calcium/calmodulin-dependent protein kinase type 1G isoform X2, yielding MGRMEEDDSRSWKKQTSNIRKTFIFMEALGSGAFSEVFLVKQKATGKLFALKCIKKSPLIRDCSLENEIAVLRKIKHENIVTLEDIYESATHFYLVMQLVSGGELFDRILERGVFTEKDASVVIRQVLDAVKYLHENGIVHRDLKPENLLYLTPEENSKIMITDFGLSKMEQNGVMSTACGTPGYVAPEVLAQKPYSKAVDCWSIGVITYILLCGYPPFYEETESKLFEKIKEGYFEFESPFWDDISESAKHFISHLLEKDPNKRFNCEEALRHPWINGNTALHRDIYPSVSAQIQKNFAKSKWKQAFNAAAVVHHMKKLHMHCHAEADNNVPLIQVVEASRPDSPIVANLEAVNQDKNTLLPLIPMLACQNSPAQLDQSTVGTERKTQDFLVNGFLPIDSSLILPENQGPFNRTSWDCSPACVGHEKAKTGFCSESVLHKKAVKSHPFRSEVLVPMKFGTRPHCGTGQTGVCSIM